Proteins encoded together in one Staphylococcus aureus window:
- a CDS encoding Dps family protein has protein sequence MSNQQDVVKELNQQVANWTVAYTKLHNFHWYVKGPNFFSLHVKFEELYNEASQYVDELAERILAVGGNPVGTLTECLEQSIVKEAAKGYSAEQMVEELSQDFTNISKQLENAIEIAGNAGDDVSEDMFIGMQTSVDKHNWMFKSYLS, from the coding sequence ATGAGTAATCAACAAGATGTTGTAAAAGAATTGAATCAACAAGTAGCAAACTGGACAGTAGCTTACACAAAGCTACACAATTTCCACTGGTATGTGAAAGGGCCTAACTTCTTCTCATTACACGTTAAATTTGAAGAATTATATAATGAAGCAAGCCAATATGTAGACGAATTAGCTGAAAGAATTTTAGCGGTAGGAGGAAACCCTGTAGGTACATTAACTGAATGCTTAGAGCAATCAATTGTTAAAGAAGCTGCGAAAGGTTACTCTGCAGAACAAATGGTTGAAGAATTATCACAAGACTTCACAAATATCTCAAAACAATTAGAAAACGCAATCGAAATTGCTGGTAATGCTGGCGATGATGTATCAGAAGATATGTTTATAGGTATGCAAACATCAGTAGATAAACATAATTGGATGTTTAAATCTTACTTAAGCTAA
- a CDS encoding M20 family metallopeptidase: protein MSEKQQILDYIETNKYSYIEISHRIHERPELGNEEIFASRTLIDRLKEHDFEIETEIAGHATGFIATYDSGLDGPAIGFLAEYDALPGLGHACGHNIIGTASVLGAIGLKQVIDQIGGKVVVLGCPAEEGGENGSAKASYVKAGVIDQIDIALMIHPGNETYKTIDTLAVDVLDVKFYGKSAHASENADEALNALDAMISYFNGVAQLRQHIKKDQRVHGVILDGGKAANIIPDYTHARFYTRAMTRKELDILTEKVNQIARGAAIQTGCDYEFGRIQNGVNEFIKTPKLDDLFAKYAEEVGEAVIDDDFGYGSTDTGNVSHVVPTIHPHIKIGSRNLVGHTHRFREAAASVHGDEALIKGAKIMVLMGLELITNQDVYQDIIEEHAHLKGNGK from the coding sequence ATGAGTGAAAAACAACAAATTCTCGATTATATAGAAACAAATAAATATAGTTATATCGAAATCAGTCATAGAATTCATGAACGTCCTGAACTTGGTAATGAAGAAATATTTGCGTCTCGAACTTTAATAGATCGTTTGAAAGAGCATGATTTTGAAATTGAAACCGAGATTGCTGGGCATGCAACTGGGTTTATAGCGACATATGATTCAGGACTTGACGGGCCAGCTATAGGTTTTTTAGCAGAATACGATGCTTTGCCAGGATTGGGTCATGCTTGTGGTCATAATATCATTGGAACTGCAAGTGTTCTTGGTGCAATTGGTTTGAAGCAAGTGATTGACCAAATTGGTGGTAAAGTAGTCGTTCTTGGATGTCCAGCTGAAGAAGGTGGGGAAAATGGTAGCGCTAAAGCTTCTTATGTCAAGGCTGGTGTGATTGATCAAATAGACATTGCCTTAATGATTCATCCGGGAAATGAAACTTATAAAACGATTGATACTTTGGCAGTGGATGTTTTAGATGTTAAATTTTACGGAAAAAGTGCTCATGCCTCTGAAAATGCAGATGAAGCGTTAAATGCATTAGACGCTATGATTAGTTATTTTAATGGTGTAGCACAACTACGACAACATATTAAAAAAGATCAACGTGTGCATGGTGTGATTTTAGATGGCGGGAAAGCAGCTAATATTATTCCAGACTATACACATGCTCGTTTTTATACTAGAGCAATGACGCGTAAAGAATTGGATATATTAACAGAAAAAGTAAATCAAATCGCACGTGGAGCTGCGATACAGACTGGTTGTGATTATGAATTTGGTCGAATTCAAAACGGTGTGAATGAATTCATTAAAACGCCGAAATTAGATGATTTATTTGCTAAATATGCTGAAGAAGTTGGTGAAGCAGTTATTGATGATGATTTTGGTTATGGCTCTACGGATACAGGGAACGTAAGTCATGTTGTGCCAACAATACATCCTCATATTAAAATAGGATCACGTAATTTAGTAGGACATACGCATAGATTTAGAGAAGCGGCTGCGAGTGTACATGGTGATGAAGCATTAATTAAAGGCGCTAAAATAATGGTGTTGATGGGGTTAGAGTTAATTACAAATCAAGACGTTTATCAAGACATTATTGAAGAGCATGCGCATTTGAAAGGGAATGGGAAGTAA
- a CDS encoding DUF2750 domain-containing protein produces MSYKAYPFFRDILINECIYFASKNKKLVRLNYKSEAYVGVWTEESVAVSFLTSRDIPFDKVVKMDVDRFATYELDELFDEQDHIIMNQTMEEEGHLLNVVAVTQEVMTELDKIRIKEFVQDVAKYDEVYGLTKKGSKQFILISENDSDEKKPHIMPVWSIKNRALKVRDEDFEECDLITIEGSVFGEWLDELRDDHKAVAIDLKTGVVGTIVSAQKLSNELTF; encoded by the coding sequence ATGTCTTATAAAGCATATCCATTCTTTAGAGATATATTAATAAATGAATGTATTTATTTCGCCTCTAAAAATAAAAAACTAGTACGCCTAAATTATAAAAGTGAAGCGTATGTAGGCGTTTGGACAGAAGAAAGTGTGGCCGTATCATTTTTAACAAGTCGTGATATTCCATTTGATAAAGTTGTAAAAATGGACGTTGATCGTTTTGCTACTTATGAATTAGATGAATTGTTTGATGAACAAGACCATATTATTATGAATCAAACAATGGAAGAAGAAGGGCATCTACTAAACGTTGTAGCTGTTACACAAGAAGTGATGACGGAATTAGATAAAATTAGAATCAAAGAATTTGTCCAAGATGTAGCGAAATATGATGAAGTATACGGCTTAACTAAAAAAGGTAGTAAGCAGTTTATTCTCATTAGTGAAAATGATAGCGACGAAAAAAAGCCGCATATTATGCCTGTATGGAGTATTAAAAACAGAGCGTTAAAAGTTCGAGATGAAGATTTTGAAGAGTGTGATTTAATTACGATTGAAGGTTCTGTTTTCGGAGAATGGCTAGATGAACTTAGAGATGATCATAAAGCCGTTGCGATAGATTTAAAAACTGGCGTGGTTGGTACA
- the deoC gene encoding deoxyribose-phosphate aldolase, with product MNSAKLIDHTLLKPESTRTQIDQIIDEAKAYHFKSVCVNPTHVKYAAERLADSEVLVCTVIGFPLGASTTATKAFETEDAIQNGADEIDMVINIGALKDGRFDDVQQDIEAVVKAAKGHTVKVIIETVLLDHDEIVKASELTKAAGADFVKTSTGFAGGGATAEDVKLMKDTVGADIEVKASGGVRNLEDFNKMVEAGATRIGASAGVQIMQGLEADSDY from the coding sequence ATGAATAGTGCAAAATTGATTGATCACACTTTATTGAAGCCTGAGTCAACACGTACGCAAATCGATCAAATCATCGATGAAGCGAAAGCATACCATTTTAAATCTGTATGTGTGAATCCAACGCATGTTAAATATGCAGCAGAGCGACTAGCTGATTCAGAGGTGTTAGTTTGTACGGTAATAGGATTCCCATTAGGTGCATCGACAACTGCGACGAAAGCATTTGAAACAGAAGATGCGATTCAAAATGGTGCAGATGAAATTGACATGGTCATCAACATCGGCGCATTAAAAGATGGACGTTTTGATGATGTACAACAAGACATTGAAGCAGTGGTGAAAGCTGCGAAAGGTCACACAGTAAAAGTGATTATTGAGACGGTATTGTTGGACCATGACGAAATTGTAAAAGCGAGTGAATTAACAAAAGCGGCTGGTGCGGACTTCGTTAAAACTTCAACAGGTTTTGCAGGTGGCGGTGCGACTGCAGAAGACGTTAAATTAATGAAAGATACAGTAGGTGCTGATATAGAAGTAAAAGCATCAGGTGGCGTACGTAATTTAGAAGATTTCAATAAAATGGTTGAAGCAGGTGCGACACGTATTGGTGCGAGCGCAGGCGTTCAAATTATGCAAGGTTTAGAAGCAGATTCAGATTACTAA
- the deoD gene encoding purine-nucleoside phosphorylase produces MTKGTPHIQPNGVKIAKTVLMPGDPLRAKYIADNFLENVEQFNDVRNMFGYTGTYKGKEVSVMGSGMGIPSIGIYSYELYNFFDVDTIIRIGSCGALQENVNLYDVIIAQAASTNSNYVDQYNIPGHFAPIADFELVTKAKNVADQIGATTHVGNVLSSDTFYNADPTFNDAWKKMGILGIEMESAGLYLNAIHAGKKALGIFTVSDHILRDEATTPEERQNSFTQMMEIALEIAE; encoded by the coding sequence ATGACAAAAGGTACACCACATATTCAACCAAATGGAGTAAAAATTGCTAAAACAGTATTAATGCCTGGCGATCCGCTACGTGCAAAATATATTGCTGATAATTTTTTAGAAAATGTTGAACAATTTAACGATGTACGTAACATGTTTGGTTACACTGGTACATATAAAGGTAAAGAAGTTTCTGTAATGGGTTCTGGTATGGGTATTCCAAGTATTGGTATTTACTCATATGAGTTATACAACTTCTTTGATGTAGATACAATCATTCGTATCGGTTCTTGTGGCGCATTACAAGAAAATGTTAACTTATACGATGTTATTATTGCACAAGCTGCATCAACTAATTCAAATTATGTAGATCAATACAATATTCCAGGTCATTTCGCGCCTATCGCTGACTTCGAGTTAGTAACTAAAGCTAAAAATGTCGCTGACCAAATCGGTGCTACTACACACGTAGGTAACGTATTATCTTCTGATACATTTTACAATGCCGATCCAACATTCAATGATGCTTGGAAAAAAATGGGTATTTTAGGTATCGAAATGGAATCAGCTGGTTTATATTTAAATGCGATTCATGCTGGTAAAAAAGCACTTGGTATTTTCACAGTAAGTGATCATATTTTACGTGACGAAGCTACTACACCTGAAGAACGTCAAAATTCATTTACACAAATGATGGAAATCGCTTTAGAAATCGCAGAGTAA
- a CDS encoding DUF393 domain-containing protein, with product MPIVYYDGNCIYCYNYVIWLIQHDLPRNYQFATLKGEVGQQFFKQHPEAANKNSVILQKGDRIYFESQAIIKLITALPNRTKLLGVGLWLVPKPVRNFGYRMFANNRNRMWKTTWHQPNDYEKSFFLDDNAKVKLTD from the coding sequence ATGCCAATCGTATATTATGATGGAAACTGTATATATTGTTATAACTATGTCATTTGGTTAATTCAACATGACCTACCAAGAAATTATCAATTTGCCACGTTAAAAGGTGAAGTTGGCCAACAATTTTTTAAACAACATCCAGAAGCGGCAAATAAAAATAGTGTGATTTTACAGAAAGGTGATCGTATATATTTTGAATCGCAGGCGATTATTAAACTAATCACAGCACTACCTAATCGAACTAAATTATTGGGCGTAGGTTTATGGCTTGTACCTAAACCAGTCCGTAATTTCGGTTATCGAATGTTTGCTAATAATAGAAATAGAATGTGGAAAACAACATGGCACCAACCAAATGATTATGAAAAATCGTTCTTTTTAGATGATAATGCGAAAGTAAAACTTACTGATTGA
- a CDS encoding S-ribosylhomocysteine lyase — MTKMNVESFNLDHTKVVAPFIRLAGTMEGLNGDVIHKYDIRFKQPNKEHMDMPGLHSLEHLMAENIRNHSDKVVDLSPMGCQTGFYVSFINHDNYDDVLNIVEATLNDVLNATEVPACNEVQCGWAASHSLEGAKTIAQAFLDKRNEWHDVFGTGK, encoded by the coding sequence ATGACAAAAATGAATGTTGAAAGTTTCAATTTAGATCATACTAAGGTGGTTGCCCCATTTATTAGATTAGCGGGAACGATGGAAGGATTAAACGGAGATGTCATTCACAAATACGACATTCGTTTCAAACAACCAAACAAAGAACATATGGATATGCCCGGACTACATTCATTAGAACATTTAATGGCTGAAAATATTAGAAATCATAGTGACAAAGTTGTTGATTTAAGTCCTATGGGTTGCCAAACTGGTTTCTATGTATCATTTATTAATCATGATAATTATGATGATGTATTAAATATTGTTGAAGCAACTTTAAATGATGTGCTAAATGCTACTGAAGTGCCTGCTTGTAATGAAGTACAATGTGGCTGGGCAGCAAGTCATTCATTAGAAGGTGCTAAAACTATCGCTCAAGCATTTCTAGACAAACGAAACGAATGGCATGATGTTTTCGGTACAGGAAAATAA
- a CDS encoding EVE domain-containing protein translates to MTAETNYFWLNCGYNRWNHNEPLVGQTALFESGAHFNPSQGFRAFKKAKVGDQVIFYQVQTDTGLLGCGEIISVETGAQNKIRVQFRFNEQLKPLTADYLKRSEALEFRISNMKETLFNQITAEEFDLISGLGKGEIKIPRYFFLAETEEFEPGNQYTIYTHTYNGIKRNGYHFYTQLEEGDNIIFYNRTKNQSVVGIGEVSKHIHEKPPIPGRTNSTVIEVSYEKDITPITLSTLNKHPKLKNLYFLQENAKQAIASMSQAQYDAIIEMSDNNGLKSPFEMVQKPDMLESEKEEALKPFILLVVDRKEEGLKAANDLLQKANANPVITTGHPDFSEDMLYGKYLPNETGALYYREGFITQLMPKKDKSYLVIDNFNRIDTDIFQTYINVLEGYEVTLPRYNKDGNMIKWSRQKDSFYYFNPNWHIVGITYDSLEEIKEKYSEQFLKYTRIVKVKHD, encoded by the coding sequence ATGACAGCAGAAACGAATTATTTTTGGTTGAATTGTGGATATAACCGTTGGAATCATAATGAACCGTTAGTAGGACAAACAGCTTTATTTGAATCAGGCGCACATTTTAACCCATCTCAAGGATTTAGAGCGTTTAAAAAGGCTAAAGTAGGAGATCAAGTCATCTTTTATCAAGTTCAGACGGATACTGGACTACTTGGATGTGGTGAAATTATTAGTGTTGAAACAGGTGCACAAAATAAAATACGTGTACAGTTTCGTTTTAATGAACAATTGAAACCATTAACAGCAGATTATTTAAAGCGTAGTGAAGCTTTGGAATTTCGTATAAGTAATATGAAAGAGACATTGTTCAATCAAATCACTGCAGAAGAGTTTGATTTAATAAGTGGTCTTGGTAAAGGCGAAATTAAGATACCGCGTTATTTCTTTTTAGCTGAAACTGAAGAATTTGAACCTGGAAACCAATATACGATTTATACGCACACGTACAACGGTATTAAACGTAATGGTTATCATTTTTATACTCAGTTAGAAGAAGGCGACAATATTATTTTTTATAATCGAACGAAAAATCAATCTGTCGTTGGAATTGGAGAAGTATCAAAGCATATTCATGAAAAACCACCAATTCCTGGTAGAACAAATAGTACAGTGATTGAAGTGTCTTATGAGAAAGACATTACACCGATTACATTAAGTACATTAAATAAGCATCCTAAATTGAAAAACTTATATTTCCTTCAAGAAAATGCAAAACAGGCTATTGCAAGTATGTCACAAGCACAGTATGATGCAATTATTGAAATGAGCGATAATAATGGATTGAAATCTCCATTTGAAATGGTTCAAAAACCAGATATGCTTGAAAGTGAAAAAGAAGAAGCGTTAAAGCCATTTATTTTACTTGTTGTAGATCGAAAAGAAGAAGGCTTAAAAGCGGCTAATGACTTATTGCAAAAAGCGAATGCAAATCCTGTTATAACAACAGGTCATCCTGATTTTTCAGAAGATATGCTTTATGGCAAGTATTTACCAAATGAAACAGGGGCATTATACTATCGTGAAGGGTTTATTACTCAATTAATGCCTAAAAAGGATAAAAGTTATTTAGTTATTGATAATTTTAATCGTATAGATACAGACATTTTCCAAACGTATATTAATGTGTTAGAAGGCTATGAAGTAACATTACCACGTTATAATAAAGACGGTAATATGATTAAATGGTCACGACAAAAAGATTCTTTCTATTATTTCAATCCTAATTGGCATATTGTAGGTATTACATATGACAGTTTAGAGGAAATTAAGGAGAAATATTCAGAGCAGTTTTTAAAATACACACGTATAGTCAAAGTCAAACATGACTAA
- a CDS encoding membrane protein, whose amino-acid sequence MNILRYLLGIGFSVIGVLHFTRERQFRNIIPKCLPLRKTAVLVTGIFEILFGLALLIKRPSQCLKNTINLFLLAVFPANIYMAVKKLPLGDKQLPTWQLYLRLPMQFVLMGLIKKL is encoded by the coding sequence TTGAACATACTAAGATATTTATTAGGAATAGGTTTTAGTGTAATAGGTGTATTGCATTTTACACGAGAACGACAATTTAGAAATATCATACCGAAATGTTTGCCACTTCGAAAAACAGCGGTTCTTGTTACAGGAATCTTTGAGATATTATTTGGACTTGCACTTTTAATTAAAAGACCATCTCAATGCTTGAAAAATACAATCAATCTATTCTTGCTAGCTGTATTCCCAGCTAATATCTATATGGCAGTTAAAAAGTTACCTTTAGGAGATAAACAATTGCCAACATGGCAACTATATTTAAGGTTACCTATGCAGTTCGTGTTAATGGGACTAATTAAGAAATTATAG
- a CDS encoding pyrimidine-nucleoside phosphorylase codes for MRMIDIIEKKRDGHTLTTEEINFFIGGYVKGDIPDYQASSLAMAIYFQDMNDDERAALTMAMVNSGDMIDLSDIKGVKVDKHSTGGVGDTTTLVLAPLVAAVDVPVAKMSGRGLGHTGGTIDKLEAIDGFHVEIDEATFVKLVNENKVAVVGQSGNLTPADKKLYALRDVTGTVNSIPLIASSIMSKKIAAGADAIVLDVKTGSGAFMKTLEDAEALAHAMVRIGNNVGRNTMAIISDMNQPLGRAIGNALELQEAIDTLKGQGPKDLTELVLTLGSQMVVLANKAETLEEARALLIEAINSGAALEKFKTFIKNQGGDETVIDHPERLPQAQYQIEYKAKKSGYVTELVSNDIGVASMMLGAGRLTKEDDIDLAVGIVLNKKIGDKVEEGESLLTIHSNRQDVDDVVKKLDSSITIADHVVSPTLIHKIITE; via the coding sequence ATGAGAATGATAGACATTATTGAGAAAAAGCGTGACGGTCATACACTAACAACGGAAGAAATTAATTTCTTTATTGGCGGCTATGTTAAAGGGGATATTCCTGATTACCAAGCATCAAGTTTAGCAATGGCGATTTATTTCCAAGATATGAATGATGATGAGCGTGCAGCATTAACGATGGCTATGGTTAATTCTGGTGATATGATAGATTTGAGTGATATTAAAGGTGTCAAAGTAGATAAGCACTCAACAGGTGGTGTAGGAGATACAACTACATTGGTTTTAGCACCATTAGTAGCAGCTGTAGATGTTCCTGTTGCAAAAATGAGTGGGCGTGGATTAGGTCATACAGGTGGTACGATTGATAAATTAGAAGCAATTGATGGTTTTCATGTTGAAATAGATGAAGCAACATTTGTGAAATTGGTTAATGAAAATAAAGTGGCAGTTGTAGGACAATCAGGAAATTTAACTCCTGCAGACAAAAAATTATATGCCTTAAGGGATGTTACTGGTACTGTCAATTCAATACCATTAATTGCCTCTTCAATTATGAGTAAAAAGATTGCTGCTGGTGCAGATGCAATTGTATTAGATGTAAAAACTGGTAGCGGTGCATTTATGAAAACATTAGAAGATGCTGAAGCATTAGCGCACGCAATGGTACGTATTGGTAATAATGTGGGACGTAATACGATGGCGATTATTTCTGATATGAATCAGCCACTTGGACGTGCGATTGGCAATGCGCTTGAGTTACAAGAAGCAATTGATACGTTGAAAGGACAAGGTCCGAAAGATTTAACAGAACTTGTATTAACATTAGGTTCTCAAATGGTTGTACTTGCAAACAAAGCTGAAACGCTTGAAGAAGCGAGAGCGTTGCTAATTGAGGCAATTAATTCAGGTGCAGCATTAGAAAAATTCAAAACATTTATTAAAAACCAAGGTGGCGACGAAACTGTTATTGACCATCCAGAGCGTTTGCCACAAGCTCAATATCAAATTGAATATAAAGCTAAAAAATCAGGTTATGTGACTGAATTAGTCTCTAACGATATAGGTGTCGCTTCGATGATGTTAGGAGCGGGACGTTTAACAAAAGAGGATGATATTGATTTAGCGGTTGGTATTGTTTTAAATAAAAAAATTGGTGATAAAGTAGAAGAAGGAGAATCATTATTAACGATTCACAGTAATCGCCAAGATGTAGACGATGTTGTTAAAAAATTAGATTCAAGCATAACAATTGCTGATCATGTTGTATCGCCTACATTAATTCATAAAATCATTACAGAATAG